From the genome of Candidatus Omnitrophota bacterium:
TCGACCACCTGAATAACGCCCGCAAGAAGCACGACAACGAAGCCCAGGGCGCCCTCACGAAGGTCGACCACCACATCTCCAGCCTCGAACAGAAGTCCAGATAACCCATTCCGCTTCATAAAATTTTTCGTCTTCTATCCGGTCCCCTCTCCGGTGGGGTATCTCCCGGGAACGTCACATTTTCCCCTGCGAGGAAAATGTGACTCCGGAAAATCGCTCGCTCCCCGCCTCCGCATTCAACATATCACTAGACCGGGTGCTTCGGCGGGTCCATGCCCGCTCGCGATTTTCACCCAGAATTTGTCATGGCAAATTCTGGATATTCGTCTGATGATACGATATCCAAATTTTGCCCTGTCAAAATTTGGATTCAGGTCCCGGTCGATACCCCACCATCGGGGGCCCCTTCGATGAGAGACGAAAAATTTTACCCAGTTCCATTCACCAGAGACGAAATTCTACTTTACTTAAAGACGCCTTTATGATAAATTAAAATCCTTATGAAGAAGGGGATTTTACTGACATTTGTGCGCGTTTTCGTATCCCTCGCCCTTATCATATTATTACTATATATTATGAGGGATAAGTACGCGGATATAGCCGCGCGCCTCAGGCGCACGGACCTTTCGCTATTCGCTCTCGCGATAGGCATATTCCTGGTGGCCGTCGTCACAGGGGCGTTCCGGCTGAAGCTTATAATAGAGGCCCAGGACCTTAGAGTGACTTTCGGCGAAACGCTGTCGCTGGCTTTCATAGGTTATTTCTTCAACAACTTTCTCCCTACGACGATAGGCGGAGACGTGGTCAAGGGCTACTACCTTTCGAAGAAGACGAACGAAAAGATGGGCTCGTACTCCGCGATATTCGTCGACAGGGTCATAGGCCTCTTCACCATGATATTCATGGCATTCTTTGCGTTACTCTTCGCCGGGAGCCAGTTTTCCGATAACAGGGTCAGGTACCTCATCTACCTGACCACCGCCATTTCTGTCACCGGTATCATATTCATAACGAGCAAAAGCTTTGCGCGTCTCTTTTCGTTCCTGCTTGTATTCATGAAGCCTTTCGAGGACAAGATACGCAGGGCCTATGAAGTCATACACCGGTACAAGCACAGGCGCCTTTTGATGTACCAGTCGTTCTTCATCTCCATAATAAGCCAGATATTCTTCTTTTTGAGCCTGGGCATGCTCGCCCTCAGCATCGGATCGAAGATAAGGATCATGGACCTCCTCTTGCGTATGCCGGTCATAAGCGCCCTGAGCCTCCTGCCGTCTATAAACGGTCTCGGCGTCCGGGAGAGCTCTACGGTGGTCTTCTTCGGGCCGCTGATAGGCAAGGAGAATGCTTTCGCCGTAAGCATCCTGTGGCTCCTCGTGCTCTTCATAGTGAGCGTGGCGGGGGGAATAGTCTATGCCACACATCCTCAGTTCAAGATAAAATGGAAAGAAGTGGAGGCTGCGGAATGAACAGGACGATCGATAAAGAACTCCTGAAGATACTGGCATGCCCTGTATGTAAATCCGGCGTGGTCCCGGAAGATGACCGTATCGCCTGCCGCAAGTGCGGGCGGATATATCGTATCGATAACGGTATACCCGTGATGCTGGCGGATGAGGCGACCCTTCGGGGCGGACAAAAAGGAGGAGACCTTTCATGAGAAAGATACTCGTGATACACGGCCCTAACCTTAACCTTCTCGGCAAGCGGGAGGTCGATGTATACGGCGAAGTTACGATAGACGAGATCAACGGGGACCTTATGAAGCTGGCGAAAGCCGGAAAGATTAAGTTGGAGATCGTTCAGTCGAACCATGAGGGCGAGATCGTGGAGCTGATAGGCACAGCCGGCGGAAAGTACGACGGCATACTCATAAATCCGGCGGCATACACGCATACGAGTGTAGCTATACGCGACGCGGTGAGCGCCGTGAATATACCGACCGTAGAAGTTCACCTTTCGAATATCTACGCGCGCGAAGAGTTCCGTCACACCTCGCTCATTGCCCCTGTGGCAAAGGGACAGGTATCGGGCTTCGGCAAGATGAGCTATATCCTGGGGCTCAAGGCGCTGGAAGCGCTCCTGGGGCGGGAAAAGTGAACTACAGGAAACGGATGCTCCGGCTCGGTGACGTCATGAAGAGGGCCCGTCTCGACGCCTTTCTTGTGACTGACGAGACGAACGTAAGTTATCTCACGGGGTTTCTCGGGCACGATTCTATGCTGCTCGTGACCGGGGGCTCCCGGTGCTTCATAACGGATTCAAGATACGCCGAGGAGGCAGAAGAGACCGTCAGCGGGTGCAAGGTCACGGTAGTGGAGCGCTCGACATACGAGACGATCGGTGAGATCGTCTCGCGGGAGCGCCTGAAGAAGGTCGGCTTCGAATCGTCGGACCTTCCCTATGCGGTAGCCAGGCGGCTGGCCTCTTCAATAAAGGGCGCGCATCTCGTGCCGTTAAAGGACGCGGTGGAGGATATCCGCTCTGTGAAGGACGCGGAGGAGATAGGCCTTATAAGACGGGCGGTCGCGGTGACGAAAGAGGTCATAGGGGAGGCCGTCAGGACGCTCAGGACGGGCATCTCCGAAGAGGCGGTGGCGGAAAAGGTCGAGATGGAATTCATAAAGCGGGGCGCCAGGTGCGCATTCGAACCGATAGTCGCATTCGGCCGTAATTCGTCAAAGCCGCACGCGCGCGCAACGGGCAAGGCGATAGGGAGGAACGGTCCGGTGATGGTAGACATCGGCTGTAAAAAAGACGGTTACTGCGCCGACATGACGAGGATGGTCTCCCTCGGCAGGGTAAAGGACCGGTTCAGGAGGATGCTCGATACGGTGAAACGCGCCCAGGAGAGGGCAATAGAGAAGATATCTCCCGGCACAAGGATAGCGGATGTCGATATGGCGGCTAGAGATTATATAAGAGGGGAAGGGTTCGGCGCCCATTTCGGCCATGCCCTGGGTCACGGCGTGGGGTTGGGAGTCCACGAGAAACCGTCGGTTTCACCGTTGAATTGCGAGATGCTGAAACCCGGCATGGTCTTTACGGTCGAACCGGCCGTATATATACCGGGGTTCGGCGGAGTCAGAATAGAAGATATGGTCCTGGTCACCGAAAAAGGGTCCGAGGTCCTGACGCAATAGAAGACACGGAGGAAGATAATGTATATAAAAGAGATCAAGGATATGATAAACCTTATGAACGAGAACGGCCTGACCGAGCTCGAGATAGAGAAGGAGGGGGTCAGGATACGGCTCAAGAAGGGTACAGCCGGCTATGAAAAGATCGTGGAGTCCGTGCCGCAGCATCCGCCGGCGCCTCTTCCGCAGGCGAAACCGGCAGAGAAGACCGAGAGCAGGAATACCGTTGATGTAAAGGCGCCCATGGTCGGCACCTTCTACCGCGCCCCGTCGCCCGAAGCGCCGCCTTACGTGAACATCGGCGATACCGTAGAACAGGGCCAGGTCATCTGCATAATCGAGGCGATGAAGCTCATGAACGAGATAAAGTCGGACGTCAAGGGCAAGCTGGTGGATATACAGGTCGAGAACGGCGAACCTGTGGAATTCGGCCAGGTACTTTTTGTAGTAGAACCTCTATAAGGATATACGCATGTTCTCAAAGATACTTATAGCGAACAGGGGGGAAGTGGCCCTCAGGATAATAAGGGCCTGCAAGGAGATGGGCATACGGACGGTGGCCGTCTACTCGGAACCGGACATCAAGTCGCTCCATGTCAAGTTCGCGGATGAGGCCATCTGTATAGGGAGCGCGGCAAGCGCCAACAGCTACCTGCACATACCGAGCATAATAAGCGCGGCCGAGATAACCGATGTCGAGGCGATCCATCCCGGCTACGGTTTTCTTGCCGAAGACGCGCATTTTGCGGAGATATGCGAGTCGTGCAAGATAAAATTCATAGGCCCGACGCCCCAGAACATACGTCTCATGGGAGACAAGATGACCGCGAAGGAGACGGTGAGGAAGGCTGGCCTGCCGGTGATCCCGGGGAGCCGCAGCGTGGTGAAGACGAAAGAAGAGGCGCTTAAGATAGCCAAGGAGATGCGCTATCCCGTGATAATAAAGGCGGCCGCGGGCGGGGGCGGCAAGGGCATGAGGGTCTGCCATAACGACGTGCGCCTGATCAGCGCCTTCCTGACGGCCCAGCGCGAGGCGGAGGCCGCTTTCGGCAACGCCGACGTTTATATAGAGAAGTACGTGGAGAGCCCGAGGCACATCGAGTTCCAGATACTAGGCGACCAGCACGGGCACATCATCCATCTCGGCGAACGGGATTGCACAATCCAGCGGCGGCACCAGAAGCTGATCGAAGAGACGCCGTCTCCCGTAATGGATTCCAAGCTCAGAAAGAAGATGAGCGAATGCGCCGTCAAGGGGGCCAAGTCGATAGGGTATGTGAACGCGGGGACGATCGAATTCCTCCTCGATAAAGATAATTCTTTCTATTTCATGGAGATGAATACCCGCATCCAGGTGGAGCACCCGGTGACCGAGGCGGTCACCGGCATAGACCTTGTGAAAGAGCAGTTGCGCATCTCAAGCGGAGAGAAGCTGCGTTACAAACAGGATGATATAGAGTTCCGCGGGAGCGCCATAGAGTGCCGGATAATGGCGGAGGACCCGGACAACGATTTCATGCCGTCGCCGGGGAAGATCGCCACGCTCAACATACCCGGAGGAAGGGGCATACGCGTGGACACTCACATATATACCGGCTACGAGATATCGCCTTATTACGATTCGATGATAGGCAAACTGATAGCCCACGGAAAGGACCGGTTCGAGGCGATAAAGATCTGCGAGCGCGCCCTGGACGAGTTCATCATAGAGCCGATAAAGACGACGATACCTTTCCACAAGAAGGTGATGAATAACCCCGCGTTCCTGCGCGGAAAATTTTCGACCGATTTCATAGAACGGCTTTTCGAAAAGAAGGAGTAGAGAATGGCACAGGATATATCTCAGAGGGACAGGACCACCGACCTGGGGGTCGTGCGTATCAATAACGACGTCCTGGCATCGATCGCCTCCATCGCCGCTACCGAGGTGAGGGGCGTCTACAGGATGGGCGGCGGGATAACGAGGACCATCTGCGACCTCTTCTTCAAGAAGACGTATACAAAAGGGGTGCGTGTCCACGTCAAAGAGAGCGAAGTGAGCCTTACCGTATCCATAATAGTTGAATACGGGGTCGACATCCCGCGTGTAGCCGACGAAGTGCAGGAGAAGGTGAAGGTCGTGGTCGAAAAGATGGCCGGGCTCGTCCTCTCCGAGGTCGATGTCATAGTGGAGGGTGTCCACGCCAAGGCGCCTGCAAAAGAGGCGGAAACTAAAAAATTCTGATGTCGAAAATTTCAGGAGGTTACCATGAGATTCATTAGCGGATTGACGCTCTTCTTCTATACGCTCGTCTTCTTCCTGCTGGGAGGCGTATTGATCTCGGTGTCGCTCAGGGTCATACCGGAAGACGCCGTCTCCGTGGCCCTGTCAACGGTATATGCGACTACCAACATACGGCTGGCGCTAGGCATAACCGGGCTGGCGCTGATATTCATCAGTTTGCTGGTGGTGCAGATAACCATGGGCAAGATCAAGCGGGAAAAGACGATAGCGTTCGAGAACCCGGACGGACAGGTGACGATATCGCTGACCGCTATAGAGGATTTCATAAAGAGGGCCATAAAACAGCTGCCGGAGGTCAAGGAGCTTAAGCCGAACGTGCGCGCGAGCAAAAAAGGTATATCCATAATAAACAGGGTGATACTCTTTTCCGACATAAATATACCGGAAACCACGGAAAAGATCCAGCATATCGTCAAGACGCGGGTACAGGATATGCTGGGCGTGGAAGAGCCTATCACGATACGCGTGCACGTGGTGAAGATAGTACATAAAGAGGACTCGAAGAAGGAAGCGCGAAAGGGCGAATTGTCGTCTCCTTTCAGGGGCAATATAGAGTACGGCGGCAGTTAACTGCCGAAATAAAAAAACAGGAGGTCATAGGCAATGGAGAGGATAGGTGTATTGACGGGCGGCGGCGACTGCCCAGGTTTAAACGCGGTCATAAGGGCCGTCGTCAGGAAGGCGACCCAGAATAATATAAAAGTTATCGGTATCAAGAACGGCTGGAAAGGCCTGATCTCAAATGATACCGTGGGGCTGGACATGGCCTCGGTATCGGGGATCCTGCCCAAGGGCGGGACCGTCCTGGGCACATCCCGGACCAACCCGTACAAGAATCCCGGCGATGTAGATAAGGCCATATCCGTCTATAAGAAACTTTCGCTCGACGCGCTGATCGCGATCGGCGGCGAGGACACCCTGGGCGTGGCCAACAAACTGATAAAGGAGAATAAAGGGCTCAATATAGTGGGCGTCCCGAAGACGATCGACAATGACCTCTCGGGCACGGACTACACCTTCGGGTTCGATACCGCGATCAATATAGCGACTGAAGCGATGGACCGGCTGCATACGACCGCCGAAAGCCATCACAGGATAATGGTGGTGGAGGTTATGGGCCGCCACGCGGGCTGGATAGCCATATATTCGGGCCTCGCCTCCGGCGCGGATGTCATACTCATCCCCGAGGTGCCCATAGACCTCGACGAGGTATGCGACATCCTCAAAAAACGCCACGCCAGGGGCAAGGGCTTCTCGATCATAGCGGTGGCGGAAGGCGCGAACTTCAAGACAGGCCAGGTCGTGACCAAAGAGGACAGGCTGGATGCCTTCGGTCATGTACGCCTGGGCGGCATAGGCGAGACACTGGCCGAAGAGGTGGAGAAGCGCACCAAATTTGAAACGCGCGTGACGGTCCTGGGCCACATACAGCGGGGCGGGACACCGAGCGCCTCCGACAGGGTGCTCGCCACACGGTTCGGCGTAAAAGCGATGGAGCTGGTGCTTGATAAGAAGTTCGGTTTCATGGCCAGCCTGTCTGGGAATGAGGTCACCGAGGTGCCGATAGAGAAAGCGGTCGGCACCCTCAAGACCGTAGACATGAAATTTTATGAGCTTGCCAAAACATTC
Proteins encoded in this window:
- a CDS encoding lysylphosphatidylglycerol synthase transmembrane domain-containing protein, with amino-acid sequence MKKGILLTFVRVFVSLALIILLLYIMRDKYADIAARLRRTDLSLFALAIGIFLVAVVTGAFRLKLIIEAQDLRVTFGETLSLAFIGYFFNNFLPTTIGGDVVKGYYLSKKTNEKMGSYSAIFVDRVIGLFTMIFMAFFALLFAGSQFSDNRVRYLIYLTTAISVTGIIFITSKSFARLFSFLLVFMKPFEDKIRRAYEVIHRYKHRRLLMYQSFFISIISQIFFFLSLGMLALSIGSKIRIMDLLLRMPVISALSLLPSINGLGVRESSTVVFFGPLIGKENAFAVSILWLLVLFIVSVAGGIVYATHPQFKIKWKEVEAAE
- a CDS encoding Trm112 family protein codes for the protein MNRTIDKELLKILACPVCKSGVVPEDDRIACRKCGRIYRIDNGIPVMLADEATLRGGQKGGDLS
- a CDS encoding Xaa-Pro peptidase family protein, which produces MNYRKRMLRLGDVMKRARLDAFLVTDETNVSYLTGFLGHDSMLLVTGGSRCFITDSRYAEEAEETVSGCKVTVVERSTYETIGEIVSRERLKKVGFESSDLPYAVARRLASSIKGAHLVPLKDAVEDIRSVKDAEEIGLIRRAVAVTKEVIGEAVRTLRTGISEEAVAEKVEMEFIKRGARCAFEPIVAFGRNSSKPHARATGKAIGRNGPVMVDIGCKKDGYCADMTRMVSLGRVKDRFRRMLDTVKRAQERAIEKISPGTRIADVDMAARDYIRGEGFGAHFGHALGHGVGLGVHEKPSVSPLNCEMLKPGMVFTVEPAVYIPGFGGVRIEDMVLVTEKGSEVLTQ
- the amaP gene encoding alkaline shock response membrane anchor protein AmaP, which gives rise to MRFISGLTLFFYTLVFFLLGGVLISVSLRVIPEDAVSVALSTVYATTNIRLALGITGLALIFISLLVVQITMGKIKREKTIAFENPDGQVTISLTAIEDFIKRAIKQLPEVKELKPNVRASKKGISIINRVILFSDINIPETTEKIQHIVKTRVQDMLGVEEPITIRVHVVKIVHKEDSKKEARKGELSSPFRGNIEYGGS
- the aroQ gene encoding type II 3-dehydroquinate dehydratase, which encodes MRKILVIHGPNLNLLGKREVDVYGEVTIDEINGDLMKLAKAGKIKLEIVQSNHEGEIVELIGTAGGKYDGILINPAAYTHTSVAIRDAVSAVNIPTVEVHLSNIYAREEFRHTSLIAPVAKGQVSGFGKMSYILGLKALEALLGREK
- the accB gene encoding acetyl-CoA carboxylase biotin carboxyl carrier protein, with translation MYIKEIKDMINLMNENGLTELEIEKEGVRIRLKKGTAGYEKIVESVPQHPPAPLPQAKPAEKTESRNTVDVKAPMVGTFYRAPSPEAPPYVNIGDTVEQGQVICIIEAMKLMNEIKSDVKGKLVDIQVENGEPVEFGQVLFVVEPL
- the accC gene encoding acetyl-CoA carboxylase biotin carboxylase subunit; amino-acid sequence: MFSKILIANRGEVALRIIRACKEMGIRTVAVYSEPDIKSLHVKFADEAICIGSAASANSYLHIPSIISAAEITDVEAIHPGYGFLAEDAHFAEICESCKIKFIGPTPQNIRLMGDKMTAKETVRKAGLPVIPGSRSVVKTKEEALKIAKEMRYPVIIKAAAGGGGKGMRVCHNDVRLISAFLTAQREAEAAFGNADVYIEKYVESPRHIEFQILGDQHGHIIHLGERDCTIQRRHQKLIEETPSPVMDSKLRKKMSECAVKGAKSIGYVNAGTIEFLLDKDNSFYFMEMNTRIQVEHPVTEAVTGIDLVKEQLRISSGEKLRYKQDDIEFRGSAIECRIMAEDPDNDFMPSPGKIATLNIPGGRGIRVDTHIYTGYEISPYYDSMIGKLIAHGKDRFEAIKICERALDEFIIEPIKTTIPFHKKVMNNPAFLRGKFSTDFIERLFEKKE
- a CDS encoding Asp23/Gls24 family envelope stress response protein, producing the protein MAQDISQRDRTTDLGVVRINNDVLASIASIAATEVRGVYRMGGGITRTICDLFFKKTYTKGVRVHVKESEVSLTVSIIVEYGVDIPRVADEVQEKVKVVVEKMAGLVLSEVDVIVEGVHAKAPAKEAETKKF
- a CDS encoding ATP-dependent 6-phosphofructokinase, whose product is MERIGVLTGGGDCPGLNAVIRAVVRKATQNNIKVIGIKNGWKGLISNDTVGLDMASVSGILPKGGTVLGTSRTNPYKNPGDVDKAISVYKKLSLDALIAIGGEDTLGVANKLIKENKGLNIVGVPKTIDNDLSGTDYTFGFDTAINIATEAMDRLHTTAESHHRIMVVEVMGRHAGWIAIYSGLASGADVILIPEVPIDLDEVCDILKKRHARGKGFSIIAVAEGANFKTGQVVTKEDRLDAFGHVRLGGIGETLAEEVEKRTKFETRVTVLGHIQRGGTPSASDRVLATRFGVKAMELVLDKKFGFMASLSGNEVTEVPIEKAVGTLKTVDMKFYELAKTFFG